The genomic region TGTGCGCCGGGTCCACAGGTTCGCAGAACATCATCGGGCACGCGCCCGGTATTACCGCGATGCCCAACTCCCCGCACAGGCGGACCGCCTCGCTGTCCACACTGCCGCGCCCGAACGACCGGTGCATCCACACGCTCTTGAAACCGAGAACGGCGCATTCCCGCACCAGTTCTACGGCTGCCTTCGGCGGCGTGCCGATAACGATGGCGTCAACACCGCCCGGTATCGCGGTCAGGTTGGCGTAGCAGGCGTCGCCGTCCACGGTCTCAGCATTCGGGTTGACGGCGAAGACCTCGTGACCCGTCTCGCGCAGTTTCTTATAGATGGCGTTCGCCGCCGTGTCTCCCTTGCGCGAGACTCCGGCCACGGCGATCCGCTTCTGCGCCAGGAACTCTTCGGCTGCTTGTTTGAGTGTTGGCATTGTTATCGTCTCGCGATCT from Armatimonadota bacterium harbors:
- a CDS encoding CoA-binding protein codes for the protein MPTLKQAAEEFLAQKRIAVAGVSRKGDTAANAIYKKLRETGHEVFAVNPNAETVDGDACYANLTAIPGGVDAIVIGTPPKAAVELVRECAVLGFKSVWMHRSFGRGSVDSEAVRLCGELGIAVIPGACPMMFCEPVDPAHKCIRWIQRVTGGAPIPQDSR